In Actinomadura luteofluorescens, the sequence TGCTCATCCAGATCAGGCAGACCGCCTACGTCGACCTCCTCCGGGTGATGGCGCGCGACAACCGGCGGACGGCGACCGCGATCGAGACCGGGCAGTTGACCCTGGACATCTCCCCCACCACCGAAAGCCTCCAGCAGGTGGTGAACCAGCGGGGGGAGGTCGTCGCGGCCACGCCGCGGATGCAGGGCCGCGCCAGGGTCAGGTTCCCGCCGCCCGACCCCTTCGATGAGCGCCGGATCGGCCAGGTCTGCGACATCGACGCACCGGGGGCCCGCTGCTTCGTGATCTTCGAGCGCCGGGTGGGGGTGGGACCGGACGCGCTCTACATCATCTCGCTGGCCCCGGCCCAAGGGCCGCTGCCGCGTCCGGTGCTCGGCTCGCTGGTCCTGCTCGGCGTCCCGTTCCTCACCTTTCTCGCCGGCTACGGAACGTGGCTGTCGGTGACCCGCGCGCTGCGTCCGGTCGACCGGATCCGCCGGGACCTGGACGAGATCACCGCCACGGACCTGGAGCGCCGCGTCCCGGAGCCGCACCGGCGCGACGAGGTGGGGCGGCTCGCCGAGAGCGTGAACGCCACCCTGGACCGCCTGGAGGAGGCGGTCGCGCGGCAGCGCGCGTTCGTCTCCGACGTCTCGCACGAGCTCCGCAGCCCGCTCACCGCGCTGCGCATGGAGCTGGAGCTGGCGCTGTCGGCGCCGGAGGACACCGACGTCCCGGCCGCGCTGCGCGCCCTCCTCGTCAACACCGAGCGGCTGTCGGCGGTGGTGGACGATCTGCTGGCGCTCGCACGGCTCGACGCCGACAGCACCTTCGCCCGCGAACGGGTGGACCTGACCGAGATCGTCGACCAGGAGGTGCTGCGCCGCCCGCGCCGCGCGCAGGTGACGGTGCTGGCGGAGGGGCCGGTGACGGTGCGGGGCGGGCGCAGCGAGCTGTCGCGGCTGCTGACCAACCTCATCGACAACGCCGACCGGCACGCCTCCTCAGAGGTGACGGTGATCCTGCGCCCGGAGCCGCCCTCCACCGCGGTGGTGGAGGTGATCGACGACGGCACGGGCGTCGCGCCCGAGGACCGCGAGCGGGTGTTCGAGCGGTTCGCGCGGCTGGCGGAGGGCCGGCACCGCGACGCCGGCGGCACCGGCCTCGGTCTGGCGATCTCCCGCGACATCGCCGAGGCGCACCGCGGCTCGCTGATCCTCACCGACCGCATCGACGGCGTCCCCGGCGCCCGCTTCGTCCTGCGCCTCCCCCGCGACGACTCCCCGGGGTAGCCGCCCCCGCGGGGACGGCCACCTCCGGTGAACCGGTCGTCAGGCCAGGTCGGCGGCGGTCACCGAGACCTCGATCTCCTCGGTGGGCGCGACGCCCATGGCGCCGGCCAGCCTGCGGAAGGCGCGGGCCTCGTCCGGACGGCTCCGCCGCTCCAGGGTGCGGGCCAGCGCCTCGTAGGCCCAGCCGTTGCCCGGGTCCAGCTCGACCAGCCGGCGGAACGTCTCCTCGGCGCGGCCGAGCTGGGCGCTGTGGAAGTAGGCGCGGCCGAGCAGCTCGACCGCGGCGCGGTTGCCCGGCTCGCCGGCGGCGATCGGGGCCAGCATGCGCGCCGCGCCCGCGTAGTCCCGGGCGTCGAAGAACGACGTCGCGCGCTCGAACTCCTCGTAGGTGGTCATGCCTGCGGAACCGGGGGCGGACGGGGTTTGTTCCCGGCCGCCCCCGGGCGCTCA encodes:
- a CDS encoding sensor histidine kinase, which produces MLRHPEIRFRVTVAASLIAFVLSSALSAVLLIQIRQTAYVDLLRVMARDNRRTATAIETGQLTLDISPTTESLQQVVNQRGEVVAATPRMQGRARVRFPPPDPFDERRIGQVCDIDAPGARCFVIFERRVGVGPDALYIISLAPAQGPLPRPVLGSLVLLGVPFLTFLAGYGTWLSVTRALRPVDRIRRDLDEITATDLERRVPEPHRRDEVGRLAESVNATLDRLEEAVARQRAFVSDVSHELRSPLTALRMELELALSAPEDTDVPAALRALLVNTERLSAVVDDLLALARLDADSTFARERVDLTEIVDQEVLRRPRRAQVTVLAEGPVTVRGGRSELSRLLTNLIDNADRHASSEVTVILRPEPPSTAVVEVIDDGTGVAPEDRERVFERFARLAEGRHRDAGGTGLGLAISRDIAEAHRGSLILTDRIDGVPGARFVLRLPRDDSPG
- a CDS encoding tetratricopeptide repeat protein — encoded protein: MTTYEEFERATSFFDARDYAGAARMLAPIAAGEPGNRAAVELLGRAYFHSAQLGRAEETFRRLVELDPGNGWAYEALARTLERRSRPDEARAFRRLAGAMGVAPTEEIEVSVTAADLA